From a region of the Emcibacter sp. SYSU 3D8 genome:
- a CDS encoding putative nucleotide-diphospho-sugar transferase, which translates to MNAPYMRLLKLWLAQSAAHMPGDLHVGCMDMDSYAQCAGLERVTATALPQLDISRDSRHSLLVRHMAFFRSFLEQGHDILHTDIDAFWHRAPLPDFAGFDDDIICSTEFGIPRNLAAKWGFVLCAGFYLARSTPGTTAFFARWQERLEYHTREQIAFNQLLDSLQPFWEDVALGGLTGKRCRVEIDGQPLSVLALPYELVTRDSPFTAPHAAVAHPYFERPFFTSHVELLEFVLSETGATNGYVVPDEALVEVSGLSPRDAAALCALKWRLAASPASGPNWTHLGCLQLRHGDRPGAALSFDQALLHGVDDPNSQLALGLGLRELGNREQARRILRRTAANLQLEALVSRQAAIALISLGAVLDGLLLGVRSLRRFGFRESARLLPLMVRNKLRGAL; encoded by the coding sequence GTGAACGCGCCTTACATGCGGCTGCTGAAATTGTGGCTGGCGCAGTCGGCGGCGCACATGCCCGGCGACCTGCATGTGGGCTGCATGGACATGGACTCCTATGCGCAATGCGCCGGCCTCGAGCGGGTGACCGCCACTGCACTGCCCCAATTGGACATCTCCAGGGACAGCCGGCATTCGTTGCTGGTCCGGCATATGGCGTTCTTCCGGAGTTTCCTCGAGCAGGGCCACGACATTCTGCACACCGACATCGACGCCTTCTGGCATCGTGCGCCGTTGCCGGATTTCGCAGGCTTCGACGATGACATCATCTGTTCGACCGAATTCGGCATTCCCCGAAATCTGGCGGCCAAATGGGGATTTGTTCTTTGTGCCGGCTTCTACCTCGCGCGGTCGACGCCGGGCACAACGGCTTTCTTCGCACGCTGGCAGGAGCGGCTGGAATACCACACCCGAGAGCAGATCGCCTTCAACCAGCTTCTGGACAGTTTGCAGCCGTTCTGGGAGGACGTCGCCCTGGGCGGTCTGACCGGCAAGCGCTGCCGGGTCGAGATCGACGGTCAGCCGCTGTCGGTTCTCGCCCTGCCCTACGAATTGGTGACGCGGGACTCGCCCTTTACCGCGCCGCATGCCGCCGTCGCGCACCCATATTTCGAGCGTCCTTTCTTCACCAGCCACGTCGAGTTGCTGGAGTTCGTTCTGAGCGAGACCGGCGCGACCAACGGCTATGTCGTCCCCGACGAGGCTCTGGTCGAGGTCAGCGGGCTCTCACCCCGGGATGCCGCGGCGCTCTGCGCGCTGAAATGGCGGCTGGCTGCAAGCCCGGCCAGCGGCCCGAACTGGACACATCTGGGTTGCCTGCAACTCCGGCATGGCGATCGTCCCGGGGCCGCGCTGTCGTTCGATCAGGCGTTGCTGCACGGTGTGGACGATCCCAACAGCCAGCTGGCGCTTGGACTTGGCCTGAGGGAACTGGGTAACCGGGAGCAGGCGCGCCGGATCCTGCGGCGGACCGCTGCGAATCTCCAGCTTGAGGCGTTGGTCAGCCGGCAGGCGGCCATCGCGCTCATATCTCTGGGAGCCGTTCTGGACGGTCTGTTGCTGGGGGTGCGGTCGCTACGGCGATTTGGTTTTCGAGAAAGCGCCCGCCTGTTGCCGCTGATGGTTCGCAACAAGCTGCGGGGCGCGCTTTAG
- a CDS encoding Ppx/GppA phosphatase family protein, which yields MRHAADHIEARPGNGQSAGRWGHTYAAVDLGTNNCRLLIARPTGAGFRVIDSFSRIVRLGEGVANKGALSREAMARTIDALKVCADKIDRRGVTRQRHVATAACRAASNHLEFLEEVREKTGLDLHVITPEEEARLAVSGCISLFDDGSEFAFVFDIGGGSTELIWVAATPDKACDIRAWTSLPCGVVTLAEAFGGREVTDEMYRAMVRHVEDLLQPFEQQHRLRDRVKTHQVQMIGTSGTVTTIAGIHLGLRRYDRSRVDGMWIEREHIHDISRRLTGMSYEERMAEPCVGRDRADLVIAGCAIYEAIARMWPCAKLRVADRGLREGLLLDLMIDADTEQRRSGYGAASA from the coding sequence GTGCGTCACGCGGCCGACCATATCGAAGCGCGGCCTGGCAACGGGCAGAGCGCCGGGCGCTGGGGACATACCTACGCCGCTGTCGACCTGGGCACCAACAATTGCCGGCTGCTGATCGCAAGGCCGACGGGCGCGGGCTTTCGCGTTATCGACTCGTTCTCGCGCATTGTCCGGCTTGGCGAGGGTGTCGCCAACAAGGGCGCGCTGTCACGCGAGGCCATGGCACGCACCATCGACGCGCTGAAAGTCTGCGCCGACAAGATCGACCGGCGCGGCGTCACCCGCCAGCGCCACGTGGCGACGGCCGCCTGCCGCGCCGCCAGCAACCATCTGGAATTCCTCGAGGAAGTGCGCGAGAAAACCGGTCTGGACCTGCACGTCATCACCCCGGAGGAAGAGGCGCGGCTTGCCGTCTCGGGCTGCATTTCGCTGTTCGACGATGGTTCCGAATTCGCGTTCGTGTTCGATATCGGCGGCGGCAGCACCGAATTGATCTGGGTCGCGGCCACGCCGGACAAGGCCTGTGACATCCGTGCCTGGACCTCGCTGCCCTGCGGTGTGGTGACGCTGGCAGAAGCCTTCGGCGGCCGTGAGGTAACGGACGAGATGTACCGGGCCATGGTCCGCCACGTGGAGGACCTGCTGCAGCCGTTCGAGCAACAGCACCGGCTCCGCGACAGGGTCAAGACGCACCAGGTCCAGATGATCGGCACGTCGGGCACGGTCACCACCATCGCCGGCATCCATCTGGGGCTGAGGCGCTATGATCGCAGCCGGGTCGACGGCATGTGGATCGAACGCGAGCATATCCATGACATTTCCCGCCGGCTGACCGGCATGAGCTATGAAGAGCGCATGGCAGAACCCTGCGTCGGCCGCGACCGCGCCGACCTGGTGATCGCCGGCTGCGCCATCTACGAGGCGATCGCCCGTATGTGGCCCTGCGCCAAGCTGCGCGTTGCCGACCGCGGCCTGCGCGAGGGCTTGCTGCTCGACCTGATGATCGATGCCGATACCGAACAACGCCGGAGCGGGTATGGCGCCGCGTCCGCCTAG